GATTCACGGCATATCCGTCAGGAATTCCGCTTTTGACGCCCCTTCTTTCCGACGAAAAGGATCATGTCCGGTATATGGCTGTCAAATCGCTTGGGCGCTGCGGCACAATAGAACTCGAACCGGTCATTTCGCCTATGCTCAATGATGAAAATCCGTTCGTCCGGCGGATCGCGGGCGGCGTGCTGTCCGGCTGGAAGATATGAATACCGACAAAGAGCTTTTCCGAAAGGGTCTCGTTTTGTTTGCGGCCCGGGATTTTTCCGGGGCGGCCGGATGCTTTACGGATGCACTCTTGGAAAATCCTGAGAATGTGAACTATTATTATTACCGCGGCGTCTGCTATCAGGAGACCGGCGCCGCAGGCGAGGCAATATCGGATTATACGAGTGCTCTTTCCCGCAGCCCGTCCGCATATCCGATCCGGTATAACCGGGCCGATCTTTTTCTGCAGGCCGGGGACTTGGAAAAAGCACGGAAGGATTTCGAGGAGATTCTCAAAGCTGCGGGAAAGGAGGATCCCCACTGGTCGGCGCTTGCCTATCTCGGCCGTGGTCTGATCCGGCTCGAGGAGGGAGAGATCGAGGAGGCGATCATCGACCTCACGACCGCGGAGGATCTCGCAAAACTGGACGGGGACAAACTGCTTCTTGCGAGAATTGGCGATGAACTCGAAAAAAGCGGGTTTTAGATTTTTTTTAGTTCATGCCTGATCTGACGATCCGGGCAAGCAGGGCGTCCATCTGGATATCGGCGTCGGCCCCTTCGCTCATCCGGAAGTCGGCTTCGCCGAGGTGATCAATCAGGTCGACTTTGAGCCGGCGGTCGAGGGTCTCGGAACGCGAGATTTCGCGGTAAAGCTGGTTCAAGAGTTCGTTCGGCGCGATGCCTTTGTCGTACATGAGTGCGTGGAGCATGCGTTCGGCGGTCTCGAAGTCGCCTTCGAGGCAGCGGGCGAGGAGGTCGGTGATCTCTTGGGGTTTTGCGTTGGAGGTGATGGCGTAGATGTTTTCGGCGGTGGCGTGATCTGAGACGATGGCTGCCCCCTGGAGAGCGTTGATCGCTTTTCTCATGTCCCCAAGGGAGACGTAGGTGATCGCGACGTAAGCTCCTTCATCGATGGTTATTCCCTCTTTTTTTGCGATCCGTGCGATCTCTTCGGAGATTGCCTCATCTGTAAGAGGTCTGAACCGGTAGATCGCACAGCGGGACTGGATGGGGTCGATTATTTTCGAGGAGTAGTTGCATGAGAGGATGAACCGGCAGGTCTCGGCATAGTTTTCCATGGTCCGGCGAAGAGCGGCCTGGGCATCCTGAGTAAGAGCGTCCGCTTCGTCTAAAAAGAGGATCTTGAACGTTGCATCGCCGAGAGGAGCGGTTCTTGCAAACTGTTTGATCTGGTTTCTGACAACGTCGATTCCCCGTTCATCCGAGGCGTTGAGTTCGCGGAAGTTCATATTCCAGGTATCGCCGAACATTTCGCGGGCCAACGCTACGGCACAGGTGGTCTTCCCGACGCCTGCCGAACCGGTGAAGAGGAGGTGGGGAAGGGCCTTGGTCGCGACGTAGGAACGGAGCCGTTCTACGACGTCCTGCTGACCGACGACCTCGGCGAGATTTTTGGGCCGGTATTTTTCTATCCAGATTTCGGGGGAGACATCCATGATGAATGATTGTTGGACGTTACAACCAATTAATCATTCGACAGAGGG
The sequence above is a segment of the uncultured Methanocorpusculum sp. genome. Coding sequences within it:
- a CDS encoding HEAT repeat domain-containing protein — translated: MTSIPPEYLILLRSKEKEDRRLAAEKLGELGPAAIEAIRPLLNDPEWRLRYRAAEIIGFTAYPSGIPLLTPLLSDEKDHVRYMAVKSLGRCGTIELEPVISPMLNDENPFVRRIAGGVLSGWKI
- a CDS encoding replication factor C small subunit: MDVSPEIWIEKYRPKNLAEVVGQQDVVERLRSYVATKALPHLLFTGSAGVGKTTCAVALAREMFGDTWNMNFRELNASDERGIDVVRNQIKQFARTAPLGDATFKILFLDEADALTQDAQAALRRTMENYAETCRFILSCNYSSKIIDPIQSRCAIYRFRPLTDEAISEEIARIAKKEGITIDEGAYVAITYVSLGDMRKAINALQGAAIVSDHATAENIYAITSNAKPQEITDLLARCLEGDFETAERMLHALMYDKGIAPNELLNQLYREISRSETLDRRLKVDLIDHLGEADFRMSEGADADIQMDALLARIVRSGMN
- a CDS encoding tetratricopeptide repeat protein, which gives rise to MNTDKELFRKGLVLFAARDFSGAAGCFTDALLENPENVNYYYYRGVCYQETGAAGEAISDYTSALSRSPSAYPIRYNRADLFLQAGDLEKARKDFEEILKAAGKEDPHWSALAYLGRGLIRLEEGEIEEAIIDLTTAEDLAKLDGDKLLLARIGDELEKSGF